A window of the Podospora bellae-mahoneyi strain CBS 112042 chromosome 6, whole genome shotgun sequence genome harbors these coding sequences:
- a CDS encoding hypothetical protein (EggNog:ENOG503NUNN; COG:S): MSNSTYAAPTAPSTAPAAPAATGAGAPRIAGNGPFPPPTAASGGVPGLTPDIPICAIFLALFVAGAATNMTIFQRNRRRSYKFFFSVLLFGFCMARIVALSMRIVWASKPRDVNVAIASQIFTAAGVLILFITNLIFAQRIIRAYHPFFGWSKSITWLFRVLFGSLIALLVMVISVTVQSFFTQDPGVRMIDRNIQLFCATYLAVFAFLPIPLVTLAAVVPRRTKIDKFGEGHFRTKFALLTFTALLLAAGAIFRAVIAYYPRPVSNPAWYHGKAPYYCFNFGIELVVVYVYAVSRFDKRFHIPDGSSAPGHYSCSDYGPRRSAVAAAVAAADFEKRSSYAYGKMASSVEEGSASVWTGSRYSTIKRGSGSSKSLPSSLGRPSVTARPSSSRGPGGLSSSGRSLKSVRSLYSPAATDENAVVSGEMDGGSSEATRAEDLAWMARAMREMYGETGEEDHGSKSSHG, translated from the exons ATGTCCAATTCTACTTATGCCGCGCCGACGGCGCCGTCAACTGCACCAGCTGCACCGGCTGCTACAGGGGCGGGAGCG CCCCGAATCGCAGGCAATGgccccttcccaccccccaccgccgcctcgggCGGTGTCCCCGGCCTCACTCCCGACATCCCCATCTgcgccatcttcctcgccctcttcgtAGCAGGCGCGGCAACAAACATGACCATCTTCCAGCGCAACCGTCGGAGATCGTACAAGTTCTTTTTCTCGGTCCTGCTCTTCGGTTTCTGCATGGCGCGTATCGTCGCCCTATCCATGAGAATAGTCTGGGCGTCCAAACCGAGGGATGTCAACGTTGCGATTGCCTCGCAAATCTTCACCGCGGCTGGGGTGCTCATCTTATTCATCACCAACTTGATTTTTGCGCAAAGAATCATCCGGGCCTATCACCCCTTTTTTGGCTGGAGCAAGAGTATCACCTGGCTGTTTAGGGTCCTGTTTGGGAGTCTGATTGCGTTGCTCGTCATGGTTATCAGCGTAACGGTCCAGAGCTTTTTCACGCAGGACccgggggtgaggatgattgATCGGAACATTCAGCTCTTTTGCGCGACGTACCTGGCCGTCTTTGCGTTTTTGCCGATCCCGTTGGTGACGTTGGCGGCGGTTGTACCGAGACGGACCAAGATTGAcaagtttggggaggggcaCTTCCGGACAAAGTTTGCGCTTTTGACGTTTACTGCtttgttgctggcggcgggggcCATCTTCAGGGCGGTGATTGCGTACTATCCTAGGCCGGTGAGCAACCCGGCTTGGTATCACGGCAAGGCGCCGTATTATTGTTTTAATTTTGGGAttgagctggtggtggtgtatgtCTATGCGGTCTCGCGGTTTGATAAGAGGTTTCACATTCCGGACGGGTCGTCGGCGCCGGGGCATTATTCTTGTTCGGATTACGGGCCGAGGCGGAGCGCggttgcggcggcggtggcggcggcggattttgagaagaggagcagTTATGCGTATgggaagatggcgagcaGTGTAGAAGAGGGGAGTGCGAGTGTTTGGACGGGGTCGAGGTATTCGACTATTaagagggggagtgggagctCAAAGTCGTTGCCGAGTAGTTTGGGCAGGCCGAGTGTGACTGCTCGACCGAGCAGTAGTCGGGGCCCGGGGGGGTTGAGCAGCagtgggaggagtttgaagaGTGTGAGGTCACTTTATTCGCCGGCTGCTACGGATGAGAATGCTGTGGTGTCGggtgagatggatggggggtCGTCGGAGGcgacgagggcggaggaTTTGGCCTGGATGGCGAGGGCAATG CGCGAGATGTACGGTGagactggggaggaggatcatGGGTCGAAGAGCAGTCATGGGTAG
- the EXO84 gene encoding exocyst complex component exo84 (COG:U; EggNog:ENOG503NXG5), translating into MSEDRDRLKISLRSGGKRKNKAAPIKISGPILQQNDASSQRSGSRSIAEEAPPARPRPPPQSSGKTSDLVKRRYSTRFNQLPTDFDPTANPMPALSNLDQYVQAQAQDRRPPPSRGGESGRKVGATPEVDVRALRDANLVAENYVAEILSEATEDEIREYEIALRQLKSRASIDLQQNVYQNRTQFIKISKEAEKLKGEMRTLKNLMSELKTNTTALRSASNSTEPVSFNNEIPSGLSKRDKRSSVADRTALWSAQMQALYKNVEGSQKFLPNIPGRHVVQNAGPWVELDNATYKSRRSMQIFLLNDHLLIASRKKRKTDGPGGADGRGPMTKLVADRCSHLLDVEVVDMAGTGDSSAGRNKLADAIMVRGGGGNESFIYRTEKPEDPEKGTLILNIRKTVEELRRNLQSEREATNKAKETINYFASRDPGLLQKTELLETLSDIKDMLIEVDGKQQNLRWVESEMDELDINIALQQIELAVARIEKLKSLALGLRKNAIAHDFITFKVEERCAKLAALIARELTSTHHHQRKTKQNVSWLTRLDFEDRAREAYLEARSDIIQKRSRQCIFKGDLHLYIWEISFVYFTIIRNTVSCFQACFPPPMMSACVKWAKEEVDAFNGILARQLSSTEEGDEVWVQCMDRAKEHSDMLSEVGLDFRNLVGQNVKTGAESGSNGPVGLGLS; encoded by the exons ATGTCTGAAGATCGGGATAGGCTCAAGATATCGCTGCGAAGCGGCGGAAAGAGGAAGAACAAGGCAGCCCCCATCAAGATCTCCGGGCCAATCTTGCAGCAAAATGATGCGAGCTCTCAGAGGTCCGGGTCCCGGTCCATCGCGGAAGAGGCCCCGCCTGCGCGGCCCCGACCCCCGCCGCAGAGCAGTGGAAAG ACGTCTGATCTTGTAAAACGGAGATACTCGACCCGCTTCAACCAGCTCCCCACCGATTTCGATCCAACCGCCAACCCGATGCCAGCTCTCAGCAACCTCGACCAGTATGTTCAAGCCCAGGCTCAAGACCGCCGGCCCCCGCCGTCTAGAGGAGGTGAGAGCGGTCGAAAGGTAGGAGCTACACCCGAAGTCGATGTCAGGGCTCTTCGAGATGCGAACCTTGTTGCCGAGAACTATGTCGCCGAGATCCTTAGTGAAGCCACCGAGGACGAGATTCGCGAGTATGAGATTGCTTTGCGCCAGCTAAAGAGCCGCGCCTCGATTGACTTGCAACAAAATGTCTACCAGAACCGCACACAGTTCATCAAAATCagcaaggaggccgagaagctcaagggcGAGATGCGCACTCTCAAGAACCTGATGTCGGAGTTAAAGaccaacaccacagcactTCGCTCGGCTTCCAATAGTACCGAACCCGTTAGCTTCAACAATGAGATACCTTCAGGGCTCAGCAAGCGGGACAAGCGCAGCTCTGTCGCTGATCGAACGGCACTCTGGAGCGCGCAGATGCAAGCGCTCTACAAGAACGTAGAAGGCTCTCAGAAATTTCTACCGAACATCCCTGGTCGTCATGTTGTTCAAAATGCAGGTCCGTGGGTAGAGCTCGATAATGCGACCTACAAGTCTAGACGGTCTATGCAAATATTCCTCCTGAACGACCACCTCCTAATCGCGTCTCGCAAGAAGCGGAAAACGGATGGACCTGGGGGGGCTGATGGGAGGGGTCCAATGACGAAGCTGGTGGCTGACCGGTGCTCGCATTTGTTGGacgtggaggtggtggatatggCTGGGACAGGCGATTCGTCAGCTGGTAGGAACAAGTTGGCCGATGCCATCATGGTtcgcggcggtggaggaaaCGAGTCTTTTATTTACCGGACAGAGAAACCGGAAGATCCTGAAAAGGGAACGCTGATTCTCAACATTCGCAAGACTGTGGAGGAATTGCGCAGGAACCTCCAGTCTGAAAGAGaagccaccaacaaggccaaggagaccATCAACTATTTTGCGTCGCGCGATCCTGGTCTCTTGCAAAAGACTGAGCTGCTCGAGACGTTGTCCGATATCAAGGATATGCTCATTGAGGTCGATGGGAAGCAGCAGAACCTTCGCTGGGTCGAGAGCGAGATGGATGAGCTAGATATCAATATCGCTCTCCAGCAGATTGAACTGGCAGTCGCCCGCATCGAAAAGTTGAAGAGCTTAGCGTTGGGTCTACGTAAGAACGCCATTGCGCATGACTTTATCACCTTCAAAGTTGAGGAGAGGTGTGCCAAGCTGGCGGCCTTGATTGCCCGTGAGCTCACTTCCacgcatcaccaccagcggAAGACCAAGCAGAATGTTTCTTGGTTAACGCGCCTCGATTTTGAAGACCGTGCCAGAGAGGCGTATCTGGAGGCCCGCAGTGACATTATCCAAAAGCGATCTAG ACAATGCATCTTCAAGGGCGACTTGCATCTGTACATCTGGGAGATCTCATTTGTTTATTTCACCATCATACGAAACACCGTCAGCTGTTTCCAGGCGTGTTTCCCGCCTCCCATGATGAGCGCATGTGTCAAATgggccaaggaggaagtgGATGCCTTCAACGGAATCCTTGCTCGGCAGCTCAGCAGTACCGAAGAAGGCGACGAGGTGTGGGTTCAATGCATGGATCGAGCCAAGGAACATTCCGACATGCTGTCTGAGGTTGGCCTGGACTTTCGCAATCTAGTCGGACAGAATGTCAAGACCGGGGCCGAGAGCGGCTCTAACGGGCCGGTTGGCTTGGGCTTGTCTTGA
- the PPH1 gene encoding Serine/threonine-protein phosphatase PP2A catalytic subunit (COG:T; EggNog:ENOG503NU6N): MDTTMEDVGRAPTDLPPVQVQETTIPTLDGWIESLMACKQLTESDVHRLCEKAREVLQGESNVQPVKCPVTVCGDIHGQFHDLMELFKIGGPNPDTNYLFMGDYVDRGYYSVETVTLLVALKIRYPKRITILRGNHESRQITQVYGFYDECLRKYGNANVWKYFTDLFDYLPLTALIDNQIFCLHGGLSPSIDTLDNIKALDRIQEVPHEGPMCDLLWSDPDDRCGWGISPRGAGYTFGQDISEAFNHNNGLTLIARAHQLVMEGYNWSQDRNVVTIFSAPNYCYRCGNQAAIMEIDEHLKYTFLQFDPCPRAGEPMVSRRKEPFDLNLEPC, encoded by the exons ATGGATACGACCATGGAGGATGTCGGGCGCGCTCCCACCGACCTGCCACCTGTCCAGGTTCAGGAAACCACCATCCCTACTCTGGATGGTTGGATCGAGAGCCTGATGGCCTGCAAGCAGCTGACCGAGTCGGATGTGCACAGATTGTGCGAGAAG GCACGTGAGGTTCTCCAGGGAGAATCCAACGTACAACCTGTC AAATGCCCAGTCACGGTGTGCGGTGACATCCACGGCCAGTTTCACGATCTTATGGAGTTGTTCAAGATTGGCGGTCCCAATCCCGATACCAATTATCTCTTCATGG GAGACTATGTCGACAGAGGTTACTACTCGGTCGAGACGgtcaccctcctcgtcgcGCTCAAGATTAGATACCCCAAACGAATTACCATCCTCCGAGGCAACCACGAGTCGCGCCAGATCACCCAGGTCTACGGCTTCTACGACGAGTGCCTTCGCAAGTACGGTAATGCTAATGTCTGGAAGTACTTTACCGATCTCTTCGATTATCTCCCCCTCACCGCCCTCATCGACAACCAGATCTTCTGTCTGCACGGCGGTCTTTCGCCTAGTATCGATACCCTCGATAACATCAAAGCTCTCGATCGGATTCAAGAAGTGCCTCATGAGGGCCCGATGTGCGATCTCCTTTGGTCGGACCCTGATGACCGCTGCGGCTGGGGTATTTCCCCCCGTGGCGCCGGGTATACGTTCGGCCAGGATATCTCGGAGGCTttcaaccacaacaacggCTTGACGCTGATTGCCCGCGCGCATCAGCTTGTGATGGAAGGTTACAACTGGTCACAAGACCGAAATGTTGTCACAATCTTCTCTG CGCCCAATTACTGCTACAGATGCGGTAACCAAGCTGCGATAATGGAGATTGACGAACACTTGAAATACACATT CTTGCAATTTGATCCCTGCCCTCGGGCCGGTGAGCCTATGGTCTCTCGCCGTAAGGAACCCTTTGACCTCAATCTTGAACCATGCTAA